A stretch of the Marinobacter sp. JH2 genome encodes the following:
- a CDS encoding NCS2 family permease: MLERLFQLKAHGTNVRKEVIAGITTFLTMAYIIVVNPSMLSATGMDFGAVFVATCLAAVVGTLIMGLWANYPIALAPGMGLNAFFAFTVVGSMGYSWQVALGAVFISGFLFFMLSIFKVREWIINSIPLSLRFGISAGIGFFLALIALKNAGIVVDHPATLVSMGDVTAAESLLFFGGFILICALAYRQVTGAVMIGIIAVTAVAMMLGMVEYNGFMSAPPSLAPTFMQLDLAGALNIGMISVIFAFLFVDLFDTSGTLVGAAQRGGLLDKDGKLPRLGRALMSDSVATMSGAALGTSTTTSYVESTAGIAAGGRTGLTAVVVAGLFLACLLFAPIASIIPPYATAPALVYVACLMASGLKLIDWDDITDTAPAIVTALMMPLTFSIAHGIALGFITYVAVKALAGKWSDLNWSVAVIAMVFVLKFIFLDVA; the protein is encoded by the coding sequence ATGCTTGAACGACTGTTCCAACTCAAAGCCCACGGCACCAATGTTCGTAAAGAAGTCATTGCAGGGATCACCACCTTCCTGACCATGGCCTACATCATTGTGGTCAACCCCAGCATGCTGTCAGCAACCGGCATGGACTTCGGCGCCGTGTTCGTTGCAACGTGTCTTGCGGCGGTTGTTGGCACTCTGATTATGGGCCTATGGGCCAATTACCCGATCGCACTGGCTCCCGGCATGGGCTTGAACGCCTTTTTTGCCTTCACTGTAGTGGGCAGCATGGGTTACAGCTGGCAGGTAGCGCTGGGCGCGGTGTTCATCTCCGGCTTCCTGTTCTTCATGTTGAGCATTTTCAAGGTTCGGGAATGGATCATTAACAGCATTCCACTGTCCTTGCGCTTTGGTATCTCCGCCGGTATCGGTTTCTTCCTGGCGCTGATTGCCCTGAAGAACGCGGGTATCGTGGTGGACCACCCGGCTACGCTGGTCAGTATGGGCGATGTTACGGCCGCAGAAAGCCTGCTGTTCTTTGGTGGCTTCATTCTGATTTGCGCACTGGCTTACCGTCAGGTCACGGGTGCGGTGATGATTGGCATTATCGCCGTAACGGCCGTTGCCATGATGCTTGGCATGGTTGAGTACAACGGCTTCATGTCTGCTCCCCCCAGCCTCGCTCCTACCTTTATGCAGCTGGATCTGGCGGGCGCCCTGAACATTGGCATGATCAGCGTTATTTTTGCTTTCCTGTTCGTAGATCTGTTCGACACCTCTGGCACCTTAGTTGGCGCCGCCCAGCGTGGCGGCCTGTTGGATAAAGACGGCAAACTGCCCCGTCTGGGCCGCGCCCTGATGTCTGACTCTGTCGCCACCATGTCTGGTGCAGCCTTGGGCACCTCAACCACCACCAGTTATGTGGAATCTACCGCGGGTATTGCTGCGGGTGGCCGCACTGGTTTGACAGCGGTTGTTGTCGCCGGTTTGTTCCTGGCTTGCCTTTTGTTTGCGCCTATCGCCAGCATCATCCCTCCCTATGCAACGGCTCCGGCTCTTGTTTATGTCGCTTGTCTGATGGCCAGCGGCCTGAAGCTGATCGATTGGGACGACATCACAGATACTGCACCAGCCATCGTCACGGCGTTGATGATGCCCCTGACCTTCTCCATTGCTCACGGCATCGCACTGGGTTTCATCACCTACGTGGCGGTTAAAGCTCTGGCTGGCAAGTGGTCGGATCTGAACTGGAGCGTGGCCGTTATTGCGATGGTTTTTGTGCTGAAATTTATTTTCCTGGATGTGGCGTAA
- a CDS encoding trimeric intracellular cation channel family protein — protein MFDIIYALEMIGIVAFAISGMIVARSKNMDPVGVFAIGFITALGGGTLRDLMMDNHPLYWIKHQEQPIMILGMAVIFSYWSHAHSLKESKIVFPDAIGLGIFSILGAQLALDLGHSWFIASMLGVMTGTFGGALRDTLCNEVPYIFRKDQIYASISFAGCWLYFVCQWLLESETTALTIGLLFIVLVRMLAVRFDIRLQRDQAHN, from the coding sequence ATGTTTGATATTATCTACGCGCTTGAAATGATAGGCATCGTGGCGTTTGCCATCTCAGGGATGATCGTTGCGCGTTCGAAAAACATGGACCCTGTTGGGGTGTTTGCCATCGGTTTCATCACCGCACTCGGCGGCGGCACGCTGCGAGATTTGATGATGGATAACCATCCGCTGTATTGGATCAAGCATCAGGAACAGCCCATTATGATTTTGGGCATGGCCGTGATTTTCAGTTACTGGAGCCACGCGCACAGCCTGAAGGAATCGAAGATCGTTTTTCCGGACGCCATCGGGCTGGGCATTTTCTCTATTCTTGGTGCTCAATTGGCGCTGGATTTGGGGCATTCCTGGTTTATCGCTTCTATGCTAGGCGTCATGACTGGCACCTTCGGTGGGGCTCTGCGCGATACGCTTTGTAATGAAGTGCCTTATATATTCCGAAAAGACCAGATTTACGCCTCCATTTCATTCGCCGGCTGCTGGCTGTATTTCGTTTGCCAATGGCTGCTCGAGAGTGAAACCACCGCGTTGACCATTGGTTTGTTGTTTATCGTTTTGGTGAGAATGCTAGCCGTACGCTTTGATATTCGTCTGCAACGTGATCAGGCTCATAACTGA
- a CDS encoding NADPH:quinone oxidoreductase family protein: protein MKAILCKEYGPAENLVIEDVPSSEVKGRGVKVRVKAAGLNFPDTLIIQGKYQLQPPMPFSPGGELAGEVIEVGDKVTRFKPGDRVAALTGWGAFAEEVVAPESNLLPLPEGMPYEKAAGFMMVYGTSYYALKQRANIQPGETLLVLGASGGVGLATVELGKAMGAKVIAAASTAEKLAVAKDAGADELINYSEESVKDAVKKLTKGKGVDVVYDPVGGDFTEQALRSMAWNGRHLIIGFAAGDIPKVPANLTLLKGCSVVGVFWGSFTQREPEVSAQNMMELLKLYAEGKIDPKVSEVFEFEQYAEALGALSGRRATGKIVLNVGV, encoded by the coding sequence ATGAAAGCAATACTGTGCAAAGAATACGGTCCCGCTGAAAACCTGGTAATTGAAGACGTACCCAGCTCGGAGGTTAAGGGGCGAGGCGTTAAGGTTCGGGTCAAGGCTGCGGGTTTGAACTTTCCGGATACTTTGATTATTCAAGGTAAGTATCAGCTGCAACCGCCGATGCCGTTTTCACCCGGTGGTGAGCTTGCGGGTGAAGTGATCGAAGTAGGCGATAAAGTAACGCGTTTTAAACCGGGCGATCGTGTCGCGGCTTTGACCGGTTGGGGTGCTTTTGCTGAAGAGGTTGTGGCACCGGAATCCAACTTGTTGCCTTTGCCTGAAGGCATGCCGTACGAAAAAGCGGCAGGTTTTATGATGGTCTACGGCACTTCTTATTACGCTCTAAAACAGCGCGCGAATATTCAGCCAGGTGAGACGTTGTTGGTGCTGGGCGCTAGTGGTGGTGTAGGGCTAGCGACGGTGGAACTTGGCAAGGCAATGGGCGCTAAGGTGATTGCTGCTGCCAGCACGGCTGAGAAGCTGGCTGTCGCCAAAGACGCGGGTGCAGATGAGCTGATTAATTATTCTGAAGAGTCGGTGAAGGATGCGGTCAAGAAGCTGACCAAGGGTAAGGGCGTGGATGTGGTCTACGACCCGGTAGGCGGCGATTTCACCGAGCAGGCTTTGCGTTCGATGGCTTGGAACGGCCGTCACCTGATCATCGGTTTTGCGGCGGGTGATATTCCGAAAGTACCGGCGAATCTGACGTTGCTGAAGGGCTGCTCGGTAGTGGGTGTGTTTTGGGGTAGCTTTACCCAGAGAGAGCCGGAGGTCAGCGCTCAGAACATGATGGAACTCCTTAAGCTCTACGCCGAAGGCAAAATCGATCCTAAAGTCAGCGAAGTGTTCGAATTTGAGCAGTACGCTGAGGCATTGGGTGCGCTGTCGGGACGCCGGGCTACCGGGAAGATTGTTCTTAACGTGGGTGTTTGA
- a CDS encoding long-chain-acyl-CoA synthetase, whose product MSQDIISTRDMMRSIPPVLGRFPSIARGLYYYLAKDNEKDLNLNKLITRNARKYPNRAAILCDDLTVTWQEFDAWSNRMAHYLKNQGLVKGDAIAVLLENRPELLAVVAGATKIGVACAMLNTSQKGKVLTHSINLIEPKMFVVGEELLEQAEGVRSDIKLDHANPMLYLADTNTRNIFGDAPEGYTNLALEVSKFPSTLPELNQPVLMGDTAVYLYTSGTTGLPKAAPGSHRKFVRAYGGFGMLSLNMKPEDILYCTLPLYHGTSLLVCWGSVLAGGSAIALRRKFSASAFWEDVRKYEATTFGYVGELCRYLLNQPASPQDRNHPLTKMVGNGLRPSIWKEFKERFGIETVAELYASSEGNIGFSNFFNMDNTVGFSTAPYRLVKFHDGTRDPIRNEKGQFEEVEKGEPGLLLGEITKKWAFEGYTQKEATEKSILRDGFKKGDSWFNTGDVLREIGFRHLQFVDRMGDTFRWKGENVSTNEVENIIDGSGMIEEAIVYGVEIPHTNGKAGMVTLVPQKAGDGFDANSLLAYLQENLPPYAVPVFIRVTQAIEKTGTFKYRKVDIQKLGYSLERPDDVVYVWLPKASGYTKVTPELIADIEAGDVRF is encoded by the coding sequence ATGAGTCAAGACATAATCTCCACCCGCGACATGATGCGCAGCATCCCCCCCGTGCTCGGTCGTTTTCCTTCCATTGCACGAGGGCTCTACTATTACCTCGCAAAAGACAATGAAAAAGACCTGAACCTGAACAAATTGATTACCCGCAACGCACGGAAATACCCGAATCGGGCGGCAATCCTCTGTGACGATCTAACGGTTACCTGGCAAGAATTTGACGCCTGGAGCAACCGAATGGCGCACTACCTTAAGAACCAGGGCCTGGTAAAAGGCGATGCCATCGCCGTGTTGCTGGAAAACCGCCCGGAACTGCTGGCCGTCGTGGCGGGTGCGACCAAAATTGGTGTTGCCTGCGCCATGCTGAACACATCCCAGAAAGGCAAAGTACTGACACACAGCATTAACCTGATTGAACCGAAAATGTTTGTGGTCGGTGAAGAGTTACTCGAGCAAGCTGAAGGGGTTCGCTCTGACATTAAACTCGATCACGCCAACCCGATGCTGTATCTGGCAGACACCAACACCCGGAATATCTTCGGCGACGCGCCCGAGGGTTACACAAACCTCGCTCTTGAGGTCAGCAAGTTTCCATCCACTCTGCCGGAACTCAACCAGCCCGTGCTGATGGGCGACACAGCCGTGTATCTTTACACCTCTGGTACTACTGGCCTACCCAAAGCCGCCCCGGGCTCGCATCGCAAGTTCGTTCGCGCCTACGGTGGTTTCGGCATGTTGTCGCTGAACATGAAGCCGGAAGACATACTCTACTGCACGTTACCGCTCTACCATGGCACCTCTTTACTGGTTTGCTGGGGCTCGGTACTGGCTGGCGGTTCGGCCATCGCACTGCGCCGGAAATTCTCCGCCAGTGCTTTCTGGGAAGACGTGCGTAAATACGAAGCCACTACCTTCGGCTATGTGGGCGAACTTTGCCGCTACTTGCTGAATCAACCTGCTAGCCCACAAGACCGAAACCACCCGCTTACCAAAATGGTCGGCAACGGTTTGCGCCCTTCCATTTGGAAAGAATTCAAAGAGCGTTTCGGCATTGAAACCGTGGCGGAACTTTATGCCTCTTCCGAAGGCAACATTGGCTTCTCAAACTTCTTCAACATGGACAACACCGTCGGTTTTTCGACGGCCCCTTACCGGTTAGTAAAATTCCATGATGGCACCCGGGATCCGATCCGCAACGAGAAGGGCCAGTTCGAGGAAGTCGAGAAAGGCGAGCCCGGCCTGCTGTTAGGCGAGATCACCAAGAAGTGGGCGTTCGAGGGCTACACCCAAAAAGAAGCGACTGAAAAATCCATCCTGCGAGATGGCTTCAAAAAAGGCGATTCCTGGTTCAATACTGGCGATGTTCTTCGCGAAATCGGCTTCCGCCACCTGCAGTTCGTCGATCGCATGGGTGACACCTTCCGCTGGAAGGGTGAGAACGTATCGACCAACGAAGTAGAAAATATCATCGACGGCTCCGGCATGATCGAAGAAGCCATCGTGTACGGTGTTGAAATCCCCCACACCAACGGCAAGGCCGGCATGGTAACGCTGGTGCCACAAAAGGCCGGTGATGGTTTTGACGCCAACAGCCTGCTGGCTTACCTGCAAGAAAACTTGCCGCCTTACGCGGTTCCCGTGTTCATTCGGGTAACCCAGGCCATCGAAAAAACAGGCACCTTCAAATACCGCAAAGTGGACATTCAGAAATTGGGCTACTCTCTGGAGCGCCCGGATGATGTGGTTTACGTTTGGCTTCCGAAAGCGTCTGGCTATACCAAGGTGACACCGGAGCTGATTGCTGATATTGAGGCGGGTGACGTTCGGTTCTGA
- a CDS encoding acetyl/propionyl/methylcrotonyl-CoA carboxylase subunit alpha has protein sequence MLKKLLIANRGEIACRVIQTAKALGYRTVAVYSEADANALHVEQADEAVYIGPAQVSASYLNAEAILDAAKKTGADCIHPGYGFLSENAGFAKAIKQAGLTFVGPPENAIELMGSKRRSKIAMQEAGVPVVPGFEGNNASDEELIVAAKDIGVPLMLKASAGGGGRGMRLIEDQNQLADGIKRARSEAKQAFGDDEMIIEKAVIEPRHVEIQVFADRHGNAVYLGERDCSVQRRHQKVVEEAPSPFVTPELRQAMGEAAVKAALACGYEGAGTVEFLVDKDRNFYFLEMNTRLQVEHPVTELITGQDLVAWQLMVAEGQTLPLAQEDIQLNGHAIEVRLYAEDPATDFTPQTGTLHEFTAATGEGLRFDTGVRSGDVVSPHYDPMLAKVIAWGQNRDEARRRLIRALEDTTVFGVTTNRYFLSRIIADETFGAGEATTAFLRQSFKDDPSLAPQALSIRELALSACALSLGTSGENGWSNAPATVMPMSLEAQDETVELLVRRSGQKLFVSHEDAQYELQLQSHQSGLLCIIDNGVRHRCQYQQNGDSLYLQAFGRSWSIIDRTHQPATGAQGTGCGRIQAAMDGAIIDVLVAEGETVTQGQTLIVLEAMKMEHPIKADRDGVVSGLHTHTGDQVKRSQLLIELAPEDA, from the coding sequence ATGCTAAAAAAACTACTCATCGCAAACCGTGGCGAAATAGCCTGCAGAGTTATTCAAACCGCCAAAGCACTCGGATACCGAACCGTCGCCGTCTACTCTGAAGCCGACGCCAACGCACTGCACGTTGAACAAGCCGACGAAGCCGTTTATATCGGCCCGGCACAAGTTTCCGCCTCTTACCTGAACGCAGAAGCAATCTTGGATGCCGCAAAGAAAACCGGCGCCGATTGCATTCACCCTGGTTACGGCTTCCTCTCCGAAAACGCAGGCTTCGCAAAAGCCATCAAACAAGCCGGCCTGACCTTCGTCGGCCCGCCGGAAAACGCCATCGAACTGATGGGCAGCAAACGCCGCTCCAAAATTGCCATGCAAGAAGCAGGCGTTCCCGTCGTCCCCGGCTTTGAAGGCAACAACGCCAGCGATGAAGAACTGATTGTCGCCGCCAAAGACATTGGCGTACCACTGATGCTCAAAGCCTCTGCCGGCGGCGGCGGTCGCGGCATGCGATTAATCGAAGACCAAAACCAGCTTGCCGACGGCATCAAACGAGCTCGCTCCGAAGCCAAACAAGCCTTCGGTGACGACGAAATGATCATCGAAAAAGCCGTGATCGAACCTCGTCACGTCGAGATCCAAGTCTTCGCGGACCGCCACGGCAACGCGGTCTACCTCGGAGAACGGGACTGCTCCGTTCAGCGCCGGCACCAGAAAGTCGTCGAAGAAGCCCCCTCACCTTTCGTAACCCCCGAACTCCGCCAAGCCATGGGCGAAGCCGCCGTGAAAGCAGCTCTGGCATGCGGCTACGAAGGCGCAGGCACCGTTGAGTTTCTGGTCGATAAAGACCGCAACTTCTACTTTCTGGAAATGAATACCCGCCTGCAGGTAGAACACCCGGTTACCGAGCTGATCACCGGCCAAGACCTCGTCGCCTGGCAGCTGATGGTCGCCGAAGGCCAGACTCTGCCGCTGGCACAGGAGGATATCCAACTTAACGGCCATGCCATCGAAGTTCGCCTCTATGCAGAAGATCCCGCAACCGATTTCACACCGCAAACCGGCACTCTGCACGAATTCACGGCAGCCACAGGTGAAGGCCTGCGTTTCGATACCGGCGTGCGTTCAGGCGATGTGGTCAGCCCACATTACGACCCCATGTTGGCAAAAGTAATCGCCTGGGGCCAAAACCGCGACGAAGCGCGTCGTCGATTGATTCGTGCTCTAGAAGACACCACCGTATTCGGCGTCACCACAAACCGCTACTTTCTGAGCCGCATCATCGCCGATGAAACCTTTGGCGCCGGAGAAGCAACAACAGCGTTTCTACGACAGTCGTTCAAAGACGACCCGTCGCTCGCGCCGCAAGCTCTCAGCATTCGCGAACTGGCTCTCAGCGCATGCGCACTTAGCCTTGGCACCTCAGGCGAAAATGGCTGGAGCAACGCGCCCGCAACCGTGATGCCCATGAGTCTTGAAGCACAAGACGAAACCGTCGAACTGCTCGTCCGTAGATCAGGCCAAAAGCTCTTTGTTTCCCATGAAGATGCGCAGTATGAGCTGCAACTTCAAAGTCACCAGTCAGGGCTGCTGTGCATTATCGACAATGGCGTTCGTCACCGGTGCCAATATCAGCAGAACGGTGATTCCCTATATTTACAAGCCTTCGGGCGCTCGTGGTCTATTATTGATCGCACACACCAGCCAGCAACAGGTGCCCAAGGGACAGGCTGCGGCCGCATACAAGCCGCAATGGACGGTGCCATTATCGACGTGCTCGTCGCTGAAGGTGAAACCGTTACCCAAGGCCAGACTCTGATTGTGCTGGAAGCGATGAAAATGGAACACCCTATCAAAGCAGACCGGGACGGTGTTGTGTCAGGCCTGCACACCCATACTGGTGATCAGGTAAAGCGCAGCCAGTTATTGATTGAGCTGGCCCCCGAAGACGCTTAA
- a CDS encoding enoyl-CoA hydratase-related protein: MELELPNFETLTLEQHGPALMVTINRPEVRNAMSLKMVEELSAIFTQVENNDTIRAVVIRGAGGHFCAGGDIKDMAGAKTQEGEGRDNPFFKLNRAFGEMIQQVNESSKIVIAITEGAVMGGGFGLACVSDLAIAGPTSKFGMPETTLGIIPAQIAPFVVARTGLTQARRLALLGLRVDAQEAQRLGIVHQVAESDDQIDALLAAALERARLCAPNATAQTKALLHRVGNENMSDLLDDAAEMFSTAVRGPEGAEGTMAFVQKREPKWAGK; this comes from the coding sequence ATGGAACTGGAACTACCAAATTTCGAAACGCTTACCCTCGAGCAACACGGTCCGGCGTTAATGGTTACCATCAATCGGCCTGAAGTCCGGAACGCCATGAGCCTGAAAATGGTCGAAGAACTCTCAGCCATATTCACTCAGGTCGAAAACAACGACACCATCAGAGCCGTCGTCATCCGCGGTGCCGGTGGCCACTTCTGTGCCGGCGGCGACATCAAAGACATGGCGGGAGCTAAAACTCAGGAAGGAGAAGGCCGCGACAACCCGTTCTTCAAACTAAACCGAGCCTTCGGGGAGATGATTCAACAGGTCAACGAATCCTCCAAGATCGTCATCGCCATCACCGAAGGCGCTGTCATGGGCGGCGGCTTCGGGCTGGCCTGCGTTTCTGACCTCGCCATTGCTGGCCCAACCTCAAAGTTCGGCATGCCAGAAACCACACTGGGTATCATCCCCGCCCAAATTGCACCCTTCGTGGTTGCCCGAACCGGTCTAACCCAGGCCCGCCGATTGGCCCTGCTTGGCCTGCGCGTGGACGCGCAAGAAGCCCAACGTCTGGGCATCGTGCACCAGGTCGCAGAGAGCGACGACCAAATCGACGCCCTATTGGCAGCAGCTCTGGAGCGCGCGCGCCTATGCGCCCCGAATGCGACCGCCCAAACCAAAGCGCTCTTGCACAGAGTCGGTAATGAAAACATGAGCGATTTGCTGGACGATGCCGCCGAGATGTTTTCCACCGCCGTGCGCGGTCCGGAAGGTGCAGAGGGAACCATGGCGTTCGTGCAGAAGCGCGAGCCGAAGTGGGCTGGCAAGTAA
- a CDS encoding acyl-CoA dehydrogenase family protein yields the protein MNFTSEHDALRKTVRDFVEKEINPYVDEWEEAGEYPIRDVFKKLGNLGLLGIQKPEEYGGMGLDYSYNLVAAEELGMAKCGGVPLSIGVQTDMCTPAIARFGSDELKRNFLTPAITGELIGSIGVSEVGAGSDVAGLKTTAKKDGDDYIINGSKMWITNSPKADFMCLLANTSDDKPHKNKTLIVVPMNSPGITLSPHLNKLGMRSSETAQVFFDDVRVPQRNRIGAEGTGFMCQMIQFQEERMWGAANVIKALESCIEQTIEYCQERKTFGQPLINNQYIHFRLAELQTEVEALRALTYKACELHVAGKDVTQLTSMAKLKAGRLGREVTDACLQYWGGNGYMWENPLARAYRDVRLVSIGGGADEIMLGIICKTMNILPGKQKG from the coding sequence ATGAATTTCACATCAGAGCACGATGCCCTTAGAAAAACCGTCAGAGATTTCGTCGAAAAAGAGATCAACCCCTACGTTGATGAGTGGGAAGAAGCCGGCGAATACCCGATTCGCGATGTGTTCAAAAAACTCGGGAACCTGGGCCTGCTCGGCATTCAAAAGCCCGAAGAATACGGCGGCATGGGCCTGGACTACAGCTACAACCTGGTTGCGGCGGAAGAGCTGGGCATGGCCAAATGCGGAGGTGTTCCCTTGTCCATCGGTGTGCAAACCGATATGTGCACACCAGCGATTGCTCGTTTTGGTTCCGACGAACTTAAGCGTAACTTTTTGACTCCGGCCATTACCGGTGAGTTGATTGGCTCCATCGGTGTCAGTGAAGTGGGCGCTGGGTCTGATGTCGCCGGTCTTAAAACCACGGCTAAGAAAGACGGTGATGATTACATCATTAACGGCTCCAAAATGTGGATCACCAACTCTCCGAAAGCAGACTTCATGTGCCTGCTCGCCAACACCAGCGACGACAAGCCCCACAAAAACAAAACCCTGATCGTGGTGCCCATGAACTCACCGGGTATCACTCTCAGCCCACACCTGAACAAACTGGGCATGCGTTCCTCTGAAACCGCTCAGGTATTCTTCGATGATGTGCGCGTGCCGCAGCGCAACCGAATTGGTGCAGAAGGCACAGGTTTCATGTGCCAGATGATCCAATTCCAGGAAGAACGCATGTGGGGAGCGGCAAACGTCATCAAAGCCTTGGAAAGCTGTATCGAGCAAACCATCGAATACTGTCAGGAGCGCAAAACCTTCGGTCAGCCGCTGATCAACAATCAGTATATTCATTTCCGTTTGGCAGAGCTTCAAACCGAAGTCGAGGCGTTGCGCGCCCTTACCTACAAAGCGTGTGAGCTGCACGTTGCCGGCAAAGATGTCACGCAACTTACTTCCATGGCCAAGCTCAAAGCCGGCCGTTTGGGCCGTGAAGTCACAGATGCTTGCCTGCAATACTGGGGTGGTAACGGTTACATGTGGGAAAACCCGCTCGCCCGCGCTTACCGGGACGTACGACTGGTTTCCATTGGCGGCGGAGCTGACGAAATCATGCTCGGAATTATCTGCAAGACCATGAACATCTTGCCGGGCAAGCAAAAAGGCTAA
- a CDS encoding acyl-CoA carboxylase subunit beta gives MQTLESMITPQSSEFQANAEAMEAHIKTFRDVEQKVLDLAEAAREKFTKRGKLLPRDRINRLLDRGSEFLELCSLAGYQMHDDKDGSMAGGGIIAGIGRVAGIRCLVVASNSAIKGGTITPAGLDKTLRLHQIAKENKLPIVSLSESGGANLNYATDIFVPGARGFANQARLSAAGIPQVTVVHGNATAGGAYQPGLSDYVITVRDKTKMFLAGPPLLKAATGEIANDEELGGAEMHATVAGTAEYLAEDDADGIRQAREILDALPWNDNLPVQRDVTWKEPLYPAEELLGVIPADAKKPYDVREIIARVADGSRFLDFKNEHDNQTVCGTIRIHGHSVGVIGNNGPITTAGATKAAQFIQLCDQAGTPIVFLHNTTGFMVGTHSEQNGIIKHGSKMLQAVANCRVPKIAVVVGGSYGAGNYAMCGRGLDPRFIFAWPNSRTAVMGPAQAGKVLRIVAEEKQRKSGKEPDEKTLDFLEQATAKKLEDGSTALFGTARLWDDGLIDPRDTRRVLATALSVCREAEQRPLRPNVYGVARF, from the coding sequence ATGCAAACGCTAGAGTCAATGATTACGCCCCAGTCCAGCGAGTTCCAGGCAAACGCTGAGGCCATGGAAGCCCATATCAAAACCTTTCGCGATGTTGAGCAAAAGGTATTGGATCTGGCGGAAGCCGCCCGGGAAAAGTTCACCAAGCGCGGAAAGCTTCTCCCCCGCGATCGTATTAATCGGTTGCTGGACCGCGGCAGTGAGTTTCTAGAGCTTTGCTCTCTGGCTGGCTATCAGATGCACGACGACAAAGACGGCTCCATGGCCGGCGGCGGTATCATTGCCGGCATTGGTCGGGTGGCCGGTATTCGGTGCCTGGTTGTCGCGAGCAACAGCGCGATCAAGGGCGGCACCATAACGCCTGCAGGGCTGGATAAAACATTGCGTCTGCACCAGATCGCTAAAGAGAATAAGTTACCTATCGTGTCCCTGTCCGAATCCGGCGGCGCCAATCTGAACTACGCAACGGATATTTTCGTACCGGGTGCCCGTGGCTTTGCCAACCAGGCCCGGCTGTCCGCAGCAGGCATTCCTCAAGTCACCGTCGTGCACGGCAACGCCACGGCAGGCGGTGCGTACCAGCCCGGTTTATCGGATTACGTCATCACGGTTCGCGACAAAACCAAGATGTTTCTTGCCGGCCCGCCACTGCTGAAAGCTGCGACTGGCGAAATCGCAAACGACGAAGAACTTGGCGGCGCGGAAATGCACGCCACCGTTGCAGGTACCGCAGAGTATCTTGCGGAAGACGATGCCGATGGCATTCGCCAAGCGCGTGAAATCCTCGACGCCCTGCCTTGGAATGACAATCTTCCCGTGCAACGAGATGTCACCTGGAAAGAGCCCCTGTATCCGGCCGAAGAACTTCTCGGCGTTATTCCGGCAGATGCAAAAAAGCCGTATGACGTGCGCGAGATCATCGCTCGCGTTGCTGACGGCTCCCGTTTTTTGGACTTCAAAAACGAGCACGATAACCAGACCGTCTGCGGCACCATCCGCATTCATGGCCACAGCGTAGGCGTGATCGGCAATAACGGCCCCATCACCACCGCTGGAGCCACTAAGGCGGCACAATTTATTCAATTGTGTGACCAAGCGGGCACACCCATCGTATTCCTCCATAACACCACCGGCTTCATGGTGGGCACACATTCCGAGCAGAACGGCATCATCAAGCACGGCTCTAAAATGCTTCAGGCCGTGGCCAATTGCCGCGTACCCAAGATTGCCGTTGTCGTAGGTGGCTCCTACGGTGCCGGCAACTACGCGATGTGCGGCCGAGGTCTGGACCCTAGATTCATCTTCGCCTGGCCCAACAGCCGTACCGCCGTGATGGGCCCGGCACAAGCCGGCAAGGTGCTTCGCATTGTGGCCGAAGAGAAGCAACGCAAGAGCGGTAAAGAGCCTGACGAAAAGACCCTCGACTTTCTGGAGCAGGCTACTGCTAAAAAACTCGAAGACGGCTCAACCGCTTTGTTTGGTACGGCGCGATTGTGGGACGACGGTCTGATCGACCCCCGGGACACCCGTCGGGTACTGGCAACCGCTTTATCTGTATGCCGCGAAGCCGAGCAGCGTCCTTTGAGACCGAATGTTTACGGCGTGGCACGTTTTTAA